A genomic stretch from Hemicordylus capensis ecotype Gifberg chromosome 1, rHemCap1.1.pri, whole genome shotgun sequence includes:
- the LOC128327125 gene encoding olfactory receptor 10K2-like — MNKRNNSVTEFIFLGLSIFENRTSLLLQILFLLYGTILAFNITILSVILLDQTLHSPMYFLLFAFSVSETCTTFVTIPKLLASLLTGNHSISFVECAVQMFCFFGLGANNCFLLVAMAYDRYLAICCPLHYQVLMNKRVCTRLAAALCVIGFLVSLSIDALIFRLPFCGPNGIRHFFCDLSPVLRLACTDTHLTNIWIILLCSIVLLGTVILIFISYIYILSAILKINSSMGRQKAFSTCASHIIVVITHFGCAAFVYLRPKSASSLDQDTLISVVYVFLTPLLNPMIYTLRNKEVKLAIKKLLRNSFCYQKFGGRHCGLC, encoded by the coding sequence ATGAATAAAAGAAACAACTCAGTGACTGAATTTATCTTCCTGGGACTTTCCATTTTTGAAAACAGGACAAGTTTACTTTTACAGATATTGTTCCTTCTGTATGGTACGATCCTGGCCTTCAACATCACCATCTTGTCAGTCATACTGCTTGACCAGACTCTGCATAGTCCTATGTACTTCTTACTCTTTGCATTTTCTGTCTCAGAAACTTGCACTACATTTGTTACCATCCCCAAGCTGCTGGCATCCCTGTTAACAGGCAATCATTCCATTTCCTTTGTTGAATGTGCTGTACAGATGTTTTGCTTCTTTGGCTTGGGGGCAAACAACTGTTTCCTGCTAGTCGCTATGGCTTATGATCGATATTTGGCAATATGCTGCCCACTTCACTACCAGGTGCTGATGAACAAAAGGGTTTGTACCAGACTGGCAGCTGCATTGTGCGTGATTGGATTTCTTGTGTCACTGAGTATTGATGCTCTTATCTTCAGGTTGCCTTTCTGTGGGCCCAATGGAATCAGACATTTCTTCTGTGATCTCTCTCCTGTTCTGAGACTGGCTTGTACAGACACCCACCTGACTAATATTTGGATTATTCTTTTGTGTTCCATTGTTTTGCTGGGCACAGTCATACTGATTTTCATCTCATATATCTACATCCTCTCTGCTATCCTAAAGATCAACTCCAGCATGGGAAGGCAAAAGGCCTTCTCTACCTGTGCTTCCCACATCATTGTAGTGATAACACACTTTGGGTGCGCTGCCTTTGTGTATTTGAGACCTAAATCTGCCTCTTCTCTAGATCAAGATACACTAATCTCAGTAGTTTATGTCTTTCTAACCCCTCTGCTAAACCCTATGATTTATACTTTACGAAACAAGGAAGTTAAATTAGCCATCAAAAAACTACTAAGAAATTCATTCTGTTATCAGAAATTCGGGGGGAGGCATTGTGGCCTTTGTTAA